From the Alkalibacter rhizosphaerae genome, one window contains:
- the pcrA gene encoding DNA helicase PcrA yields the protein MKLTEGLNERQQQGVLSTDGPVLILAGAGSGKTRTIIHRIAYILQEKKAKPWEILALTFTNKAAEEMRSRIQEMNVDGAKDLWMSTFHSMCAKMLRFHANLIGYDRNYVIYDMGDVKILIKECLTELNLDDKMYPVSAMINRISSLKEKGIHPADFDKQAVGDFREEKIAAIYDLYQKKLRGNNAMDFDDLLVNTVRLFEEHPDILTYYQDKFKYILVDEYQDTNPIQFRITDMLANKHKNICVCGDDDQSIYAFRGADIRNILEFEKHYPKATVIKLEQNYRSTPNIIEAANSVIKNNQGRKDKKMWTDKEPGELIEIHELNDEREESNFVTNQIRSMVRSGFYEHKDFAVLYRTNAQSRVFEESFMAAQVPYKMVGGTKFYSRQEIKDIIAYLVVLDNPRDDLSLKRIINTPKRGIGAATIGKLEDFAEFKGWALYDVIMNLDHMVGLTAGVMKKLEEFSELIRHFEETKEHQTIAALMEEVMDSSGYMDMLESGKMQNAQSRIENLKELISAAVEFEKNSVENDLTAFLENVSLFSETDNIPEEGGEVLLMTVHNAKGLEFPVVFLPGMEEGIFPHERSKEDEVELEEERRLCYVGITRAEKKLFMTHARYRTVYGRLSVNMRSRFLDEIPAELVEVVETEKPAAPVRKQRDSYNSSFSMNKQMGRFIPDGKKSSQAPEEKTEKSAGPGAKVIHKVWGEGTVIAMDGDIATIAFPNMGIKKVAWSMAPIKIV from the coding sequence ATGAAGTTAACGGAAGGACTCAACGAACGACAACAACAGGGGGTGCTCAGCACCGACGGACCCGTATTGATCCTGGCGGGAGCCGGTTCCGGAAAAACGAGAACCATCATCCACCGGATCGCCTATATCCTGCAGGAGAAAAAAGCAAAACCATGGGAGATCCTGGCCCTGACCTTTACCAATAAAGCGGCGGAAGAGATGCGAAGCCGGATCCAGGAAATGAATGTAGACGGCGCCAAGGATCTTTGGATGAGCACCTTTCATTCCATGTGCGCCAAAATGCTCCGTTTCCATGCCAATCTGATTGGATACGATCGCAACTATGTGATCTACGATATGGGAGATGTGAAGATCCTGATAAAAGAATGCCTGACGGAGTTGAACCTGGACGACAAGATGTACCCGGTCAGCGCCATGATCAACCGGATCAGTTCCCTGAAGGAAAAGGGGATCCATCCGGCGGATTTCGACAAGCAGGCCGTAGGGGATTTCCGGGAGGAAAAGATCGCCGCCATTTACGATCTCTACCAGAAGAAACTTCGGGGAAACAACGCCATGGACTTTGACGACTTGCTGGTGAATACGGTCCGCCTTTTTGAAGAACATCCGGACATTTTGACCTATTATCAGGACAAATTCAAATACATCCTGGTGGACGAGTACCAGGACACCAACCCCATCCAATTTCGCATCACGGACATGCTGGCCAACAAACACAAAAACATTTGCGTCTGCGGTGACGATGACCAGAGCATCTATGCGTTCCGGGGAGCGGACATCCGAAACATCCTGGAATTCGAAAAGCACTACCCCAAAGCCACCGTCATCAAATTGGAGCAAAACTACCGCTCCACCCCAAACATCATCGAAGCTGCCAATAGTGTGATCAAAAACAACCAGGGACGCAAGGACAAGAAGATGTGGACGGACAAGGAACCGGGAGAGCTCATCGAGATCCACGAACTCAACGACGAGCGGGAAGAGAGCAATTTTGTCACCAACCAGATCCGAAGCATGGTACGCTCCGGGTTTTATGAGCATAAGGATTTTGCCGTACTCTACCGGACCAATGCCCAAAGCCGGGTGTTTGAAGAAAGCTTCATGGCGGCCCAGGTCCCCTACAAGATGGTGGGAGGCACCAAGTTTTACAGCCGCCAGGAGATCAAGGACATCATCGCTTATCTGGTGGTGCTGGACAATCCCCGGGACGATCTGAGCCTGAAGCGGATCATCAATACCCCCAAGCGGGGGATCGGCGCCGCCACCATCGGCAAGCTGGAAGACTTTGCCGAGTTCAAGGGTTGGGCCCTCTATGATGTGATCATGAACCTGGACCATATGGTGGGTCTCACGGCTGGCGTCATGAAAAAGCTGGAAGAATTCTCGGAGCTGATCCGACACTTTGAGGAAACAAAAGAGCATCAAACCATTGCTGCCCTTATGGAAGAAGTTATGGATTCCTCCGGCTACATGGACATGCTGGAAAGCGGAAAAATGCAAAATGCCCAGTCCCGGATCGAGAATCTCAAGGAGCTGATTTCTGCTGCCGTGGAATTTGAAAAGAATTCCGTGGAGAACGACTTGACCGCATTTTTGGAAAACGTCTCCCTGTTTTCGGAAACGGACAACATTCCGGAAGAGGGTGGGGAGGTGCTGCTCATGACGGTCCACAACGCCAAGGGACTGGAGTTTCCGGTAGTGTTTTTGCCGGGAATGGAGGAAGGGATCTTTCCCCACGAGAGGTCCAAAGAAGACGAAGTGGAACTGGAAGAGGAGAGACGCCTTTGCTATGTGGGCATCACCCGTGCAGAGAAAAAACTCTTCATGACCCATGCCAGGTATCGTACCGTATACGGCAGACTCAGCGTCAACATGCGATCCCGTTTCCTGGACGAGATCCCGGCAGAACTGGTGGAAGTGGTGGAAACGGAAAAACCGGCGGCACCGGTTCGGAAACAGCGGGATTCCTACAACTCCTCCTTCAGCATGAACAAGCAGATGGGGCGGTTCATTCCAGATGGAAAGAAGAGCAGCCAAGCCCCGGAGGAGAAGACGGAAAAATCGGCAGGCCCGGGAGCTAAGGTCATCCACAAGGTGTGGGGGGAAGGAACCGTCATCGCCATGGACGGGGACATCGCCACCATTGCCTTTCCCAACATGGGGATCAAGAAAGTGGCGTGGAGCATGGCGCCCATAAAAATAGTGTAG
- a CDS encoding DUF2812 domain-containing protein produces MKKKIVLHPGIYAIEENQALYRRMASKGWSLTKRGSLLSYFDREEPEERYYRMILTKPTSWKEPEADPPSHQESGWELVSESGGTWVYSTTGESNARSDQGPRQELKALKSARSKQIWNVLGLAFSLVLESALTGLLPFPTRGSGLQWWADAQRFLVQSTAFSLLILVFFGFFILQSIYGYFRLTRQIRRMKSEDPLGLEEEEKGRISLGRMLFVFAMVVFAGLSLYQLAVGEEYDMPAHKEEGYMILEDLGHKKRKAFDPNEPFYNDDEFGMVWKNQSLLAKWMETTEYSDDAWLFQTKFDLHEMVDPDRFAQVLMRTAVFDPDPADWRPHDVSGVDHAYSGKTGLEFLLVKGQRVLFVKYSGRGDSMDRPASQKEFLEQVASIDFDDNEK; encoded by the coding sequence ATGAAGAAAAAAATCGTCTTGCATCCAGGCATTTATGCCATCGAAGAAAATCAGGCACTGTATCGCCGTATGGCCTCCAAAGGCTGGTCTTTGACCAAACGAGGCAGCCTGCTCAGTTATTTTGATCGGGAAGAACCGGAAGAGCGCTATTATCGGATGATCTTGACCAAGCCTACCTCCTGGAAGGAACCGGAAGCGGATCCTCCATCCCATCAGGAGTCGGGGTGGGAGCTGGTTTCCGAGAGCGGCGGGACCTGGGTCTATTCGACCACAGGGGAATCCAATGCGCGATCGGATCAGGGACCCAGACAGGAATTAAAAGCCCTCAAATCAGCAAGAAGCAAGCAAATTTGGAACGTACTGGGGCTGGCTTTCTCCCTGGTTCTGGAGTCGGCATTGACAGGGTTGCTGCCTTTTCCGACCAGGGGAAGCGGACTTCAATGGTGGGCGGATGCCCAGCGGTTTTTGGTGCAAAGCACTGCTTTTTCTTTACTGATCTTGGTGTTTTTTGGTTTCTTCATCCTTCAATCCATATATGGATATTTTCGTTTGACCCGGCAGATCCGCCGGATGAAATCAGAAGATCCATTGGGTTTGGAAGAAGAGGAAAAGGGAAGGATCTCCCTGGGACGGATGCTGTTTGTTTTCGCCATGGTGGTTTTTGCAGGTCTGAGTCTCTACCAGCTGGCTGTCGGAGAAGAATACGACATGCCGGCCCATAAAGAGGAAGGCTACATGATCTTGGAAGATCTGGGGCATAAAAAAAGAAAGGCCTTCGACCCAAATGAACCTTTTTACAACGACGATGAATTCGGTATGGTATGGAAAAACCAGTCTTTATTGGCAAAGTGGATGGAAACGACGGAGTATTCCGACGATGCCTGGCTCTTTCAAACCAAATTTGATCTTCATGAGATGGTCGATCCGGACCGATTTGCACAGGTCCTTATGAGAACGGCGGTCTTCGATCCGGATCCGGCAGACTGGAGACCCCATGACGTATCCGGAGTGGACCATGCTTATTCCGGAAAAACAGGACTGGAATTTTTGTTGGTAAAGGGACAAAGGGTCCTCTTTGTCAAGTATTCCGGCAGAGGAGATTCCATGGATCGGCCGGCAAGCCAAAAGGAATTTTTGGAACAAGTGGCAAGCATCGACTTTGACGACAATGAAAAATGA
- the gatC gene encoding Asp-tRNA(Asn)/Glu-tRNA(Gln) amidotransferase subunit GatC, with product MKLTKEDVIYVADLARLEFTEEELGLYADQLSAILDYEEKLNELDTTNVVPTAHVLPVNNVLREDVVKPSLDREKALMNAPSQDQGCFSVPNVLE from the coding sequence ATGAAACTGACAAAAGAAGATGTGATCTACGTGGCCGACCTGGCCCGTTTGGAGTTTACGGAAGAAGAACTGGGTTTGTATGCAGACCAGCTCAGTGCCATCCTGGATTACGAAGAAAAGCTCAACGAACTGGATACGACAAATGTGGTCCCCACGGCCCACGTACTGCCTGTCAACAACGTATTGCGGGAAGACGTCGTCAAGCCGTCATTGGACCGGGAGAAGGCCCTGATGAACGCCCCTTCCCAGGATCAAGGGTGCTTCAGCGTGCCCAACGTATTGGAATAG
- a CDS encoding response regulator transcription factor encodes MRVLLVEDEKPLAKAIAKIFENNHILTDVVYDGEEGYMLAEENVYDVIILDIMLPGMNGLEILERIREKGKNTPVLLLTAMDTTKDKVKGLNMGADDYMVKPFETDELLARVRALGRRPQEIFHDSSIEFCDVKLNINSGEAVVAGSPKNLTAKEAQLLEMFLRNPNRIVSKELILDRIWGFDSLAAENSVEIYVHYLRKKLVKSKAGIQTIRGMGYVLKERE; translated from the coding sequence ATGAGAGTTCTGTTGGTGGAAGACGAAAAGCCCTTGGCGAAAGCCATAGCCAAGATTTTTGAAAACAATCACATCCTTACCGACGTAGTCTATGACGGGGAAGAAGGCTACATGCTGGCGGAAGAAAACGTCTACGATGTGATCATCCTGGACATCATGCTTCCCGGCATGAACGGATTGGAGATCCTGGAGAGGATCCGCGAAAAGGGGAAAAATACACCGGTGTTGCTGCTGACGGCCATGGATACGACCAAAGACAAGGTCAAGGGCCTAAACATGGGTGCCGACGATTATATGGTAAAACCTTTCGAGACGGATGAGTTGCTGGCACGGGTCCGGGCCCTGGGAAGGCGCCCTCAGGAGATCTTCCACGACTCCAGCATCGAATTTTGCGACGTGAAACTCAATATCAATTCTGGAGAAGCCGTGGTCGCCGGATCACCCAAGAATTTGACGGCCAAGGAAGCCCAGCTGTTGGAAATGTTTTTGCGAAATCCCAACAGGATCGTGTCCAAGGAATTGATTCTGGACCGGATCTGGGGGTTTGACAGCCTAGCGGCGGAGAACAGCGTGGAGATCTACGTCCATTATCTTCGCAAAAAGCTGGTAAAATCAAAAGCCGGGATCCAAACCATTCGGGGAATGGGGTACGTATTGAAGGAGCGGGAATAA
- a CDS encoding iron-containing alcohol dehydrogenase codes for MNLRLHGKEIITGPGSLKAIKSLEYERYFIVTGKSSMFKNGTIGRMEEMLQEKKATYEIFSGIGANPTTKEVLAGLEAMKVFGPQCVLAVGGGSAIDAAKVMALMAEHPKLDMDAITGDILTLERKNIFLVAIPSTSGTATEVTKNAVVTYPEKELKIGVKAYGLLPDLAILDGELTLSMPKDVVAHTGMDAMTHALECYINHKCEEFGEVLTMGAVEGLLAYLPASFQNGDLESRQKVHIYQAMAGTAFHNIGLGMDHGISHAFGGKYDYGHGLLNAIGLPYVLAFNRKDPIVDQKLKNLEKRLGFKDVVEAIHQMNRTLELPASISQLGLAEEDYLGDLEGLLENALLGSTRSNPVPMDRETMKKVLDSIFYGRIMF; via the coding sequence ATGAATTTGCGATTGCATGGAAAAGAGATCATAACGGGACCGGGAAGCCTGAAGGCCATCAAATCCCTGGAATATGAAAGGTATTTTATCGTAACGGGAAAGAGCTCCATGTTTAAAAACGGAACCATTGGCCGTATGGAGGAGATGCTTCAAGAGAAGAAGGCAACCTATGAGATCTTCTCCGGGATCGGCGCCAATCCCACCACCAAGGAAGTCCTTGCCGGGTTGGAAGCCATGAAAGTCTTTGGGCCCCAGTGCGTGCTGGCGGTGGGCGGCGGAAGCGCCATCGATGCTGCAAAAGTCATGGCCTTGATGGCAGAACATCCTAAGTTGGACATGGATGCCATTACGGGAGACATCCTGACGCTGGAGAGAAAAAACATTTTTCTGGTTGCCATTCCATCCACCTCCGGTACGGCCACGGAAGTGACGAAAAACGCCGTGGTGACCTATCCGGAAAAGGAACTGAAGATCGGCGTGAAAGCCTACGGCCTTCTGCCGGATCTTGCCATTTTGGATGGAGAACTGACCTTGTCCATGCCAAAAGACGTGGTGGCCCATACGGGCATGGATGCCATGACCCACGCTTTGGAATGCTACATCAACCACAAGTGTGAAGAATTTGGGGAAGTGCTGACCATGGGAGCCGTCGAAGGCCTCCTTGCCTATCTTCCAGCCTCTTTTCAAAACGGGGATCTGGAAAGCCGGCAAAAGGTCCATATTTACCAGGCCATGGCGGGAACCGCCTTTCACAACATTGGCCTTGGCATGGACCACGGCATCTCCCACGCCTTTGGGGGAAAATACGACTATGGCCACGGACTGCTAAACGCCATCGGACTGCCCTACGTACTGGCCTTCAACCGGAAGGATCCTATCGTGGACCAAAAGCTGAAGAACCTGGAGAAACGACTGGGCTTCAAGGATGTGGTGGAAGCCATCCACCAGATGAACCGGACCCTGGAGCTGCCTGCCTCCATTTCACAGTTGGGGTTGGCGGAAGAGGATTACCTGGGGGACCTTGAAGGACTACTAGAAAACGCCTTGTTGGGGTCCACCAGATCCAATCCCGTCCCCATGGACCGGGAGACCATGAAAAAGGTGCTTGATTCCATCTTCTATGGTAGAATAATGTTTTAA
- the guaA gene encoding glutamine-hydrolyzing GMP synthase codes for MKQDKILIIDMGSTKNTYIAREIRDLGVFTEIHPHDMTREELTKITNIKGIILNGGEHRHVDGADIEPSEALLGMGVPVLSVDHDGMDPWPESVEERLKKMKEFVFDVCKAEADWNMENFIAEQVSQIQKQVGDGKVLLALSGGVDSSVVAALLIKAIGKQLTCVHVNHGLLRKDEPEQVVHVFKEEMGANLVYVDAVDRFLDKLAGVADPEQKRKIIGEEFIRVFEDEARKLEDVDYLAQGTIYPDIIESGTKTVKSVKSHHNVGGLPEDLDFELVEPLKMLFKDEVRACGLALGLPESMVYRQPFPGPGLGVRCIGAITRDRLEAVRESDAILREEFAKAGLEGKVWQYFTVVPDVKSVGVKDHKRSFEWPVILRAVNTVDAMTATIERVPYDVLEAITHRITHEVKGVNRVLYDLTPKPVGTIEWE; via the coding sequence ATGAAGCAGGACAAGATACTCATCATCGACATGGGCAGCACAAAGAACACCTACATTGCCCGGGAAATACGGGATCTAGGTGTATTTACGGAGATCCATCCCCACGACATGACAAGGGAAGAATTAACGAAGATCACCAACATCAAGGGGATCATTCTAAATGGAGGAGAGCACCGCCATGTGGACGGAGCGGACATTGAGCCGTCGGAGGCCCTTTTGGGCATGGGCGTACCGGTATTGTCCGTGGATCACGACGGCATGGATCCATGGCCGGAATCGGTAGAGGAACGCCTGAAAAAAATGAAGGAATTTGTTTTTGACGTCTGCAAAGCGGAAGCCGACTGGAACATGGAAAATTTCATTGCAGAGCAAGTCTCCCAGATCCAAAAGCAGGTGGGAGACGGTAAGGTCCTTCTGGCCCTCTCCGGCGGAGTGGATTCTTCCGTGGTAGCGGCCCTCTTGATCAAGGCCATCGGGAAGCAGCTGACCTGCGTCCATGTCAATCATGGATTGCTGCGAAAAGACGAACCGGAACAGGTGGTCCATGTCTTCAAGGAAGAAATGGGAGCCAACCTGGTCTATGTGGATGCTGTAGACCGATTTTTGGACAAGCTGGCCGGCGTTGCCGACCCGGAACAAAAGAGAAAGATCATCGGAGAAGAATTCATCCGGGTTTTTGAAGACGAAGCGAGAAAGCTGGAGGATGTGGATTATCTGGCACAGGGGACCATCTACCCCGATATCATCGAATCCGGAACGAAGACGGTAAAATCCGTCAAGAGCCACCACAACGTGGGAGGCCTGCCGGAAGATCTGGACTTCGAACTGGTGGAGCCGTTGAAAATGCTCTTTAAGGATGAAGTGCGAGCCTGCGGCCTGGCACTGGGGCTACCGGAATCCATGGTGTACCGTCAACCTTTCCCGGGGCCGGGCCTAGGGGTGCGCTGCATCGGGGCCATCACCAGGGATCGTCTGGAAGCCGTTCGGGAATCGGACGCCATCCTGCGGGAAGAATTTGCCAAGGCGGGACTGGAAGGAAAAGTTTGGCAGTATTTTACCGTCGTACCGGATGTAAAATCCGTTGGTGTGAAAGACCACAAGCGAAGCTTTGAATGGCCGGTGATCTTGCGGGCGGTCAATACGGTGGATGCCATGACGGCCACCATCGAGCGGGTCCCCTACGATGTACTGGAGGCCATCACCCACCGCATCACCCACGAAGTGAAGGGAGTCAACCGGGTATTGTACGATCTCACACCGAAACCGGTGGGCACCATCGAGTGGGAGTGA
- a CDS encoding sensor histidine kinase: MLNKLRLNLTLLNTIVLVIILLAISIFLYFTMQINLANTVDRELALAAEQLNTYIDYFDDLQEGYPNDPEKDQEYNDFIQKLLNENITTVVWDEEFNVLRSSIYLQLPNNILNDLIKYTFQNDNLGGDAVSYNYDIIDLSIHTNAYANRNGELRVVQTVKNMSAEVGFLDWLFQFLIIAMVIGVTLSFVGGYILSGRTIVPIRKSIQKQQEFVANVSHELRTPIAVVLTNLDVVKSAPKEPVEDQMVWLDNAYDETKRMEKVVGDLLFLAKADAGQLNLEKEYLDLSYLITNTSERLMPLAAKKNISIYNTIDERTRLYADKMRLTQLVIILLDNAIKYSLENTTITISTKEERGLYQLRFKDQGVGIPVEDLDKVYERFYRADKARSREMGGTGLGLSIAKWIADEHDWRLEISSEAGQGTMVRLWIPRENIRMEE, translated from the coding sequence ATGTTAAACAAGCTGCGGTTGAATCTGACATTGCTCAACACCATTGTTTTGGTCATCATCCTGTTGGCCATTTCGATTTTTTTGTATTTCACCATGCAGATCAACCTGGCCAATACGGTGGACCGGGAACTGGCCCTGGCCGCCGAACAGCTCAACACCTACATCGACTATTTTGACGACCTCCAGGAAGGCTATCCCAACGATCCGGAAAAGGATCAGGAGTACAACGACTTCATACAAAAACTCCTCAACGAGAACATCACGACCGTGGTGTGGGATGAGGAATTCAATGTTCTTCGCAGCTCCATCTATCTTCAGCTTCCCAACAACATTTTGAACGATCTGATCAAATATACCTTTCAAAACGACAATCTGGGCGGCGATGCGGTCAGCTACAACTACGACATCATCGACCTGTCCATCCACACCAATGCCTACGCCAACCGAAACGGAGAGCTGCGAGTGGTCCAGACGGTGAAAAACATGAGCGCGGAAGTGGGATTTTTGGACTGGCTCTTCCAATTTCTAATCATCGCCATGGTTATCGGGGTGACCCTGTCTTTTGTGGGAGGGTACATCTTGTCCGGAAGGACCATCGTCCCCATCCGCAAGTCCATACAGAAGCAGCAGGAATTCGTGGCCAACGTGTCCCACGAGTTGAGGACTCCCATTGCGGTGGTCCTCACCAACCTGGATGTGGTCAAATCCGCTCCCAAGGAGCCGGTGGAAGACCAAATGGTCTGGCTGGACAATGCCTACGATGAAACCAAACGGATGGAAAAAGTGGTGGGGGATCTTTTGTTTCTGGCCAAGGCCGATGCAGGGCAGTTGAATCTGGAGAAGGAATACCTGGATCTTTCCTACCTGATCACCAACACCAGCGAAAGGCTCATGCCCCTGGCTGCCAAGAAAAACATCAGCATTTACAATACCATTGACGAGCGGACCAGGCTTTATGCGGACAAGATGCGATTGACCCAGCTGGTGATCATCCTGCTGGACAACGCCATCAAATACAGTCTGGAAAACACCACCATCACCATCTCCACCAAAGAAGAGCGTGGTCTCTACCAGCTGCGTTTCAAAGATCAAGGGGTGGGGATCCCAGTGGAAGACCTGGACAAGGTCTACGAGCGCTTCTATCGGGCGGACAAGGCCCGATCAAGGGAGATGGGCGGGACCGGTTTGGGACTGTCCATTGCCAAGTGGATCGCCGACGAACACGACTGGCGGCTGGAGATCTCCAGCGAAGCGGGCCAGGGGACCATGGTCCGCTTGTGGATCCCACGGGAAAACATTCGAATGGAGGAATAA
- a CDS encoding nitroreductase family protein, whose product MNEVLQNIKTRRSVRKFKDEQIAREQLDEILTAGLYAPSARNTQNWQLTVIQGREKLEELQAAVGEALEQPTYSGFYNAPTMVLVSTPEDYAFGAFDSSVVLENMFLAANSFGIRSVWVNQLMNTCDDIKVREVLTRFKVPEDHKVWGSAALGFAAVEVPDDRENKGVVEFA is encoded by the coding sequence ATGAACGAAGTACTGCAAAACATCAAAACCAGGCGAAGTGTGCGAAAATTCAAAGACGAGCAGATCGCCAGGGAACAGCTGGACGAGATCCTTACTGCCGGCCTGTATGCTCCCAGTGCCAGGAACACCCAAAACTGGCAGTTGACTGTGATCCAAGGCAGGGAAAAGCTGGAAGAATTGCAAGCTGCAGTGGGAGAGGCGCTGGAACAGCCGACCTATTCCGGTTTCTACAATGCACCTACCATGGTGCTGGTTTCCACCCCTGAAGATTATGCCTTTGGAGCCTTTGATTCCTCCGTTGTGCTGGAAAACATGTTTTTGGCTGCCAACTCGTTTGGGATCCGTTCCGTCTGGGTCAATCAGTTGATGAATACCTGCGACGACATAAAAGTCCGGGAAGTGTTGACCCGATTTAAAGTACCGGAAGACCACAAGGTATGGGGATCCGCCGCCTTGGGATTTGCTGCCGTGGAGGTTCCGGACGATCGGGAAAACAAGGGCGTTGTGGAATTTGCCTGA
- a CDS encoding YhfC family intramembrane metalloprotease, translating to MTYGGHVVAVAFAVLFSVAFPIGLLFYSRKLAGKFPWKQALAGAMVFAIFQIFTRIPLITYLQGQSWFVIHIASERLLMALFLSFTAGLFEEVGRTVAFLLFRRNGYRFGEVFAYGVGHGGFESLLLVGVNTLANLVAVLYLAFGWFSNAVIGNPQIFGSVGDLSAVFAANPAHLFFFGGLERVFAIMLHIALSFVVAKGVSGKRPKMVLMAILIHTAVNFVAVLMPGVWLAEGFLLLVALGCFWYIRKSFYTKYLDEMGDRG from the coding sequence ATGACATATGGCGGACATGTGGTGGCAGTGGCATTTGCGGTGTTGTTTTCCGTGGCCTTTCCCATCGGGTTGTTGTTTTATTCCAGAAAACTGGCTGGGAAATTTCCGTGGAAACAGGCCTTGGCCGGTGCCATGGTATTTGCCATATTTCAGATCTTTACAAGGATCCCATTGATCACCTACCTTCAGGGCCAATCCTGGTTCGTGATCCACATTGCCAGCGAGCGTTTGCTCATGGCGCTGTTTTTGTCCTTTACGGCAGGCCTCTTTGAGGAAGTGGGAAGAACCGTCGCCTTTCTTCTTTTTCGCAGGAACGGATACCGATTTGGAGAAGTCTTCGCCTATGGTGTGGGACACGGGGGTTTTGAATCCCTTCTACTGGTGGGAGTAAACACCCTTGCCAACCTGGTGGCGGTTTTGTATCTGGCCTTCGGCTGGTTTTCCAACGCGGTGATCGGCAATCCCCAGATTTTTGGAAGCGTAGGAGACCTGAGTGCCGTTTTTGCCGCCAATCCGGCCCACTTGTTCTTTTTCGGCGGATTGGAGAGGGTTTTTGCCATCATGCTCCACATTGCCCTGTCTTTTGTGGTAGCAAAGGGCGTATCCGGCAAGCGACCCAAGATGGTATTAATGGCCATCTTGATCCACACAGCGGTCAACTTTGTTGCTGTCCTGATGCCCGGCGTCTGGCTGGCGGAAGGGTTTTTGCTGTTGGTGGCCCTTGGTTGTTTTTGGTACATTCGAAAGAGTTTTTATACAAAATATTTGGATGAAATGGGGGATCGAGGATGA
- a CDS encoding NADPH-dependent FMN reductase encodes MTKIGIVLGSTRPGRNGAAVAKWVLDQAQKRTDATFELVDIADYDLPILDEPNPAGMNQYTKDHTKKWSEKIKEFDGYIIVTPEYNHSTSGALKNAIDYLNVEWANKAAGFVSYGSVGGARAVEHLRLIFAELKVATIRAQVMFSLYTDFKDLSEFKPDPRHEEEAVMLFDQLISWTNALKPLHQ; translated from the coding sequence ATGACGAAAATAGGAATCGTGCTGGGAAGCACCAGACCGGGACGAAACGGTGCAGCGGTTGCCAAGTGGGTATTGGACCAGGCACAAAAGAGGACCGACGCCACTTTCGAACTGGTAGACATTGCCGATTACGACCTGCCTATCCTGGATGAACCAAATCCGGCAGGCATGAATCAATATACCAAAGACCACACCAAAAAGTGGTCGGAAAAAATCAAGGAATTTGACGGATATATCATCGTGACACCGGAGTACAACCACAGTACATCCGGAGCTTTAAAGAATGCCATCGATTATCTAAATGTGGAATGGGCCAACAAGGCAGCCGGTTTTGTCAGTTATGGCAGTGTAGGCGGCGCCAGAGCTGTCGAACACTTGCGATTGATCTTTGCAGAATTGAAAGTGGCCACCATCCGGGCTCAAGTAATGTTTTCCCTGTATACGGATTTCAAAGACCTGTCCGAGTTCAAACCGGATCCAAGGCATGAAGAAGAAGCAGTCATGCTCTTTGACCAGTTGATCTCTTGGACAAATGCCTTAAAGCCACTACACCAGTAA
- the lspA gene encoding signal peptidase II, protein MAKLVLYILVFLTCFFLDLLMKHLANDRLALRHPVQVYKRLYLVLVHNKGAAYGLLKNRKRLLRILSAFAMFFMVYLFIYTYNNDFSPEFMISLSVVLAGAAGNFSERIRHGYVTDFLYIKVKKMPIFNLADLFIVIGMVFVYYHGLF, encoded by the coding sequence ATGGCTAAACTCGTTTTATACATCCTGGTATTTTTGACATGCTTTTTTCTGGACTTGCTGATGAAACATCTGGCCAACGACCGGTTGGCGCTGCGTCACCCGGTCCAGGTCTATAAACGGTTATACCTGGTATTGGTGCACAACAAAGGAGCCGCTTACGGTTTGTTGAAAAACCGAAAGCGACTCCTGCGGATCTTGTCTGCCTTTGCCATGTTTTTTATGGTCTATCTGTTCATATACACATACAACAATGACTTTTCTCCCGAGTTCATGATCTCTTTAAGCGTCGTACTGGCAGGAGCGGCCGGGAATTTTTCGGAACGGATCCGACATGGCTACGTGACGGATTTTTTATACATCAAGGTAAAAAAAATGCCCATCTTCAACCTAGCGGATCTTTTTATCGTCATTGGAATGGTGTTCGTTTATTATCATGGTTTGTTTTGA